AATTCAAAATTTAATTAATTATTCACAAAAGAATAATCAAAATAAATTTTACTCTGAGTTACTTGTTTTAGTAAATGATTACAATATTCCTATTGATGGTAAATATTCAAACGATTTAATACTTGACGATTATTCACAACCGCAATTGGTTTTATTCATAGAAAATCTATTCTCTTTTGAAGATATAAAAGAAATTATTGCCAAGATTAAAACCGAAAACAATAAAATAGTATTCCATATTTATCAAGTAGACGAAGACAATCAAGAAAAAGTGGGATGTTATATTGTTTTTGAAAATACTGACACAATTGTCGAAAAAAACAAACAAAGATGGGTTGATTTTATAAAAAGTAATTTTGAGAAATACCAATATACTTTTCCATACAACAATATGTTTTGCTTCCCTGAAATAAAATTTATGGGAAAACAAAATGAAAAAATAGTCAATCAATTATTGATTGAATGGATCAGTTTTATTCAAAAGAAATCCTTATCAAAAGAACTATTTTTAGCCAGTTTTCTAAAAAGTTATACTTCAAAAACAAATACTAAAATAGATGATGTTTATAATTTTTATCTGGGTAAATTAAATACTAAAAGTCGTTCTTCAAACTATTTCAATAACAAAATAAAAGAAACGGAAGCTCATTTTTTTGGAGCGAATAAAGAAGCTGAAAAAAAATTAATCTCAATATTTACAACTATTCAAAAAGAAATTAAAGCAATAGATTTTACAGTGATTGAAAATGCACCTATATGGATTCATTTTCAAGTGATTGACCGATTAATAAGTACTCTTCTAAAAAATGATTTTGAAAAATTATTTTATATCAATTGTTACAAAAAATCTTCACATGCATAAATTCCCCAATTATATACAACTAGACAGCAAAGATTGTGGACCAACTTGTATACAAATAATAGCAAAACAGTATGGTAAGTTTTTATCCTTGCAAGATATAAACGAATATTCGGCAGTTTCTAAAGAAGGATTATCACTTCATGAGTTGGGTTTAACCGCTGAAAGATTGGGGTTAAAATCGTTAGCAATCAAAGCCACTTTATCAAATTTATTAGAAGAAATTCCCTTGCCTTGTATTGCTCACTGGAAAAATGAACACTACATAGTTATTTACAAAGTAACAAAAAGTTACATTTATGTTTCTGATCCGCAATTGGGCTATTTAAAATATAATCATGATGAATTTTTAAAAGACTGGATTAAGCCAACAGAAAAGGAATCAGAAAAAGGAGTCTTACTATTGCTTGAACCCACAGACAAGTTCAACGATATTAAACCATCTGCAAATCCTTCAAAAATATATGCTTTCAATTATTTTATAAGTCATTTAAAACCTTATAAAACCCAAGCAATGCAATTGCTCTTAACTATGTTCGCATTAACATTGCTTCAAGCAGTGCTGCCATTTATCACTCAATCTATTGTTGATACTGGAATTACTACCAAAGATTTTAGTTTCATTATCTTGCTTCTTATTGCCAATATCGTTTTAGTCATCAGCGTAAGTTTAGGTAACTGGATTAGGCAATCTATCAATATTCACATATCCTCACGAATTAAAATTTCGATACTTTCCAATTACATTATAAAACTGTTAAAGTTGCCCCTCACCTATTTTGAAAACAAATTAGTAGGTGATATTTTCCAGAGAGCATTAGATTATGATAGAATGGAAAGTTTCATTATGAATTCTGCTTTCAATATTATTCTAGCATTTTTCAATCTTTTTGTATTTGGTATTATTCTTTTTATTTATCAACCTATATTACTCGCTGTTTTTTTTGTCGGAGCATTTTTATATATTTCTTGGACATTGTTTTTTTGGAACGTTCGAAAAAAAATGGACATGGAATATTTCTCTTTAAAATCAAAAAACAACAGCCATTGGATAGAACTTCTAACACATATTCAAGAAATTAAAAATAACAATTACGAGCAAGGCAAACGGTGGTCGTGGGAAAAAATACAAGTTAAATTGTATAATATTAATCTTAGAATATTAAAAGTAAACCAAGTGGATTCTGTAGGAAGCAATTTAATTAATACATTAACAGATGTGGCACTGACTTTTCTTACTGTATATTTTGTAATAGAAGGCGAAATGACACTGGGGATGATGATTGCCGTACAATATATTTTAGGACAACTAAAAGGGCCTCTTTCAGAAATAATTCAATTTATTTCATCTTATCAATCAGCGTATATCAGTTTTTTAAGAATAAATGAATCCAGCAACACACCAGACGAACAAATTGAAGAAAAAATAGCCTATCGAGAGTTACCAAAAAACAAATCCTTAGAATTAAAAAGCGTTTATTTTAAATACAACAACTCGGCTAACTATATTTTAAACAACATTAGTTTAAAAATTCCAGAAGGAAAAATAACGGCAATAGTTGGTGCAAGTGGCAGCGGCAAAAGCACATTACTCAAAATATTGTCACGACTATACCTGCCAACATCGGGTGAGTTTTTAATTGGCGATATCAATATGTTAACCGTCGATTTAAGTGCTTGGAGAGATAAAACAGGCGTCGTAAATCAAAACTCAGAAGTTTTTAAAGAAACACTAAAAGACAATATTATTTTAAGTAAGGAATATGATATTGATAAATTTTCCGAAACGACCAGAAATGCAAACTTATCGCAAGAAATTGAAGGATTGCCTTTAGGTTTCAATACTTTGATGGGAGAAAATGGCAGAGGATTGAGCGAAGGTCAAAAGCAAAGAATCATGATTGCAAGAGCTTTATACAAAAATCCTGATTATTTATTTCTAGACGAAGCGACCAATTCATTAGATTCAATCAATGAAAATATCCTTGTGAACAACTTGAATGAAGTCTTTAAAGACAAAACAGTTATTCTAGTAGCCCACCGACTGGCAACCATTAAAAATGCCGACAACATAATTGTACTTGACAAAGGGTATATTGTCGAAATGGGAACTGAGAAAATGTTACTATCAAGAAACGGATATTATTCCAGATTATTTAAAAACCAAATGATTTTAGAAAAAGATGAGCTCCAAAATTAAATACTCGGAAGAATTTGCAGATACTGTAAATAAATTTCCAAAATTCAATGCAATATTACTGTATTCACTTTTAGTCATTATAATTGTTTCTTTTACACTTTTAGCCATTATTAAATCGCCTGAAATTATATTGGGCGAAGCCCAAGTAACAGCAGTAAAACCGCCTATTGAATTGGTTGCGCAAAACTCAGGAAAAATAATTCTTAAAGAATTTGCTTCTCATAAAGTAATGAAAAAAGATGATTTTCTTGCTGTGATTGAAAACCCAGCAAATGAAGAAGATGTAAAGGAATTAAAAAATGTTTTGAAGAAATTTCAAAGTAACATTTTAGAATTAAAAACAAAAGATATAAGTTTTGCTTTAAGCAGTCAACTTGGCGAAATCCAGGAATATTACCTTAATTTAATTAATGTATTACATAGCTGTGAAGATGCGAGAGAACATCCTGAAAACGATGCGAAAAAAATGCTGCTGAGTAAACAAATTGGCAAATATTATGAAATGTTAAACCAGCGAGAAGCCATTAAAGAAATCAAAAAATCAGATATTCAATTGGTAAAAAACAAGCTAGTTGAAGATTCCATCCTTTTTTCAAAAGGATTAATTCTAAAAGGCGAATATGAACAAACAAGCAGAAATTATTATAGGGAAAAAGAAAATTTAAAAGCTTATGAGTCAAAAGACATTGAAAACAAGTTTAGTATAAACGATAACAAACAAAATATTAGCATTCTAGACCTCGAAAAAAACGAAAATATAACCCATTCAGAAATGAAGTTGATCAGCTCATTTCAACAACTTTTTCAAGCCATAAACTTTTGGGAATCCAAGTATGTTTTTAAAGTACCGCAAGATGGTGAGGTCGATATGATGCAGTTTGTTACATCTTATCAATTTATAAAACAAGGCGATCCTATTTTTAGTATTTTGCCTAATGATAATAAAGTTGTAGCCCATCTAATTGTTCCTCCACAAGGAGCTGGCAAAATAAAAATTGGTCAAGATGTGATAATTAAATTAGCAACTTATCCTTACCAAGAATTTGGTAAACTTGTTGGTAAAGTTAAATCTATTTCACTTATACCTACTCAAAATTACTATTTAATTGTAGTTGATTTACCAAATGGTTTAAAAAGTGACACTAATCAGAATTTATCATTTTCAAAAAATATGGTAGGTTCTGCAGAAATTATTACTGAAAAAAGGAGTTTGTTGTCAAAATTATTTAATAAAATAATTTCTACTTTTGATAAAAAACCAATTGATAATAAAGAAAATCAAAAAACATAATATTTATTAGACACGGTTGGTTTTCTTTAATTTTTTTTTTCCTTTTTTGCTCTTCTTCTCGGTAATCATTGATATAACTTTTCAAGTAGTAGTTTCGGGATTTAGAGAAACTCAACAATTGCCCCTAAAAATAAGCATAGAATTAAATTTTCTTTAATCGGTAATAAACAACATGAAGGGGGCGTGCGATGGTAGTATTATATATTGACAATTAATGTAAATATCGAATAACCCATCACTTTGCGAACCACTTTAGTTTAAAAATACGGTAAACAGTAATACGATGGTGTGCGAAACGCACGCTATCGATTTGTGACAGAACTGTCTATCCGATTATTAGTTAGGCTTAATTTATTCTTCAAGATTAATACTTTGAATTCACTTCCGGGAGTGGTCCAAATATTCGTGTTACAATTTGTTTCCAATTTCATACTCACTGTCTATAGAATTTTCGCGGTAACGTCTATCGATAATCCAAAATTCATAAGAATTACTTAACATTTAGAAAATTAATCCTATCCTAATGATGTTTTCTTTACTTATTATCTTTGAATTAGTCAAACACAATAATTTTCTAACAATGAGTTACATATTGGCAATTTATATTTCCAAAGAATACATATATAATTGTAAAAAAGCAATTAATACGAAAAAGAATTTCTTGCGTTTTCTTCTTTTTTCAGCATTATTTAATTTGTTATAATCTTTTCTTCTTCTTGACATTTTAAATTATCTTAAAATGAGATTATTATAAAATTTTTTACTGGGATTATTAATTAACTATCTACCAACTTCAATTTATCATAAAAGCTCCGTTTTGCTATAATTTCAGTGTAAACAAAGTGTATTTAAACTACAAAAAAATATCTTTCTATAAAAACTAACTTCTTGTTTTACGCGAATAACAGAGCGGCAAAAGCCTAAAAATGCATCGTATGAACATGAAAAATAAGGTCCGAATTTTTAAATATTCTTTGAACTCAATTGAGTCAATTGGGTTCAGGATCCCAGGTAAGTTGTATACGGTGAAAAGCAAAAAACCTTAACATCAGGAATTTATTTGGTGGCTTGAATTACATATTTTATCGATGTATAGTACTTCGTTAGTGCATCCTTTAAACTTGACTGTTAAAACGGTCACTATACTTCTTTGCGGTTTTATTACTCCTTGACCATCTTTATTCTTGGTAAATTGATTTCGTGTTCTTGCGGATATGGAGCTCGTTCGGTGGTGCTAATATCGCCTCGCAGTTGTTCTGTTGCCTTAAATTGAAGTGTTTTTGAATTGGCATATCGTGGATCAGGCTTAAAAGGCATTTTGGCCATTTTTGAAACAGTAATGGTTGGAAAATGATAATCTACCTCAACCGTACCCAAAAGTAAATAGCATCCACCGCCTTTGAACGAATAGTTGATAAGGCTTTTAGGAAAATGTGCTGTGTCAAAATAATCGCCATTTGCATCAATCCAAGTGCCAAAAAACATCATTCCCATTTTTGTAGGGACTTGTTTTATAGATACTAAGTAAGCAATCAATTTTACTTCTTTCTTTAGGTAATTAATGAGGTTATTGGCTAAAATACCACTCTTGAATTTAGTTTCTAATAAATCAAATGGTGAACACGAAACAGGAAAACTCAATAATTCAATTTCATCAAAAGCATCTTCTAAAATGGAACGTTCTATAATTGGAAACTTGTATTCCTTAGTGGGTTCTTCAATTAGTAAAGGAGTATTTACCTCCAGTTTATGATGTATCAAAAGCATTCGTGCCTCGATAATTAATTGACTTTTTGTTTTGCCAATACACCTGAAGGCTCCAATAAATATTAATGTTTGGATACTTTCTAATCCTGATGGAACTCTGGTGATGAAATTTTCAATCGATTTGAATGCACCATTTTTTTCTCGTTCAGCAACAATATTGAAAATATACTCGCTGTTTAGATTCTTTAAAAGCATAAAACCCAAATACACATCTGTTCCATCAACGGTAGTTTGATAAACGCTTTTGTTGATACACGGATTGTGTATCGTTGCGCCACTCATTTTGGCTTCGTGAATGTAAATTTCGGGTCTGTAGAAACCACCACCATTATTGATAGCCGCTACCATAAACTCAATACCGTAGTAGGTTTTTAAATATAAGCTTTGGTAACTTTCTACGGCATAACTTGCCGAATGCGCTTTACAAAAAGAATATCCTGCAAAGCTTTCTATTTGTCTGTAAACCTCTTCACTCAGTTTTTCTGGATGCCCTTTGGCTTTGCAAGAAACAAAAAATTGGTTTTTTACGGATTGCAATTCTGCTAACGAACGTCCTTTTCCACTGATGGCTCTTCTGAGAATATCGCCATACGCAGCAGTCAACCCGCCATAATGCAACGCAATTTTAATTACATCTTCTTGATAAACCATGACACCATAGGTTTCGCCCAACTGCTCTTTGAAAACCTCATGAAAATATTCAAATTTATCAGGATTATTGTGCCTAAAAATATATTCTCGCATCATTCCACTTTGAGCCACTCCAGGACGAATGATGCTTGACGCGGCAACTAGTGTCTTGTAATTGTCGCATTTTAAACGTCGTAACAAACCACGCATGGCGGGACTTTCTATATAAAAGCACCCTAAAGTTTTACCAATACTGAGCAACTCATTGCATTTGGCTTCGTTTTTAGACAATGAAGTATCCGTGATATCCACTTTAATTCCTCTGTTTTTTTCAATAATTTTAACGGCTTCATCAATGGTGCCCAAACCACGCTGACTTAGAATATCGAATTTTTCAAAGCCTATATCTTCGGCCACATGCATATCAAATTGCACAATTGGAAAGCCTTTTGGTGGCATTTCTAGTGCAGTAAAATTGGTAATTGGTTCTTCCGAAATGATGATGCCGCAGGAGTGCATGCTTCTTTGATTTGGATATTTCTCTAGCATCATTCCGTATTCTTCGACATATTTTACCACCGAATTACTCTCTCTTTGTCGTCCTTTGGCTTTAGATAATCCATCCAATTCGTCTTTAGACAGTCCAAAAACTTTACCCACTTCTCTAAAAATAGATCGGTATTTGAATTCTACATTTGTACCACAAAAGGCTACGTGATTTGGATCAAAACGCTTAAAAATATATTCTAAAATAAAATCACGTTCACGCCAAGACCAATCGATATCAAAATCTGGTGGCGATTTTCGGTTTTCATTTAGGAATCGTTCAAAATATAAATCGAGTTCGATAGGACAGATGTCTGTAATACCAAGACAATAACTCACGATACTGTTGGCACCACTACCACGTCCTACATGCATAAAACCTTGACTTTTACTGTATTGTATAATGTCCCAAGTGATTAGAAAATAACCACTAAAGTTTAAATCGTTGATTACTTTTAGTTCTTTTATTACGCGAGCTTGCGCTTCTTTGTTCGAGTTTCCATAGCGTTTTACTAAACCACTTTTTGCTAAGTTTTCTAATAATAAGCGGTCGCCTTCTTTGCTTTTGGTGTAGAATTTTTTGTTTCGAGGCGTTTTAAATTCAAATTCAAAATTGCATTCTTCAATAAGTAATTCGGTATTTTTTATAATTTCTGGATACTCACTGTACTTTTTAAGCAACTCCTCTGGGCTTATCAGTATTTCAGAAGTTTTGCAAATGTCCTCTTCGGTTAATTTTGACAATAAGGTGTT
This portion of the Flavobacterium sp. CECT 9288 genome encodes:
- a CDS encoding peptidase domain-containing ABC transporter, which translates into the protein MHKFPNYIQLDSKDCGPTCIQIIAKQYGKFLSLQDINEYSAVSKEGLSLHELGLTAERLGLKSLAIKATLSNLLEEIPLPCIAHWKNEHYIVIYKVTKSYIYVSDPQLGYLKYNHDEFLKDWIKPTEKESEKGVLLLLEPTDKFNDIKPSANPSKIYAFNYFISHLKPYKTQAMQLLLTMFALTLLQAVLPFITQSIVDTGITTKDFSFIILLLIANIVLVISVSLGNWIRQSINIHISSRIKISILSNYIIKLLKLPLTYFENKLVGDIFQRALDYDRMESFIMNSAFNIILAFFNLFVFGIILFIYQPILLAVFFVGAFLYISWTLFFWNVRKKMDMEYFSLKSKNNSHWIELLTHIQEIKNNNYEQGKRWSWEKIQVKLYNINLRILKVNQVDSVGSNLINTLTDVALTFLTVYFVIEGEMTLGMMIAVQYILGQLKGPLSEIIQFISSYQSAYISFLRINESSNTPDEQIEEKIAYRELPKNKSLELKSVYFKYNNSANYILNNISLKIPEGKITAIVGASGSGKSTLLKILSRLYLPTSGEFLIGDINMLTVDLSAWRDKTGVVNQNSEVFKETLKDNIILSKEYDIDKFSETTRNANLSQEIEGLPLGFNTLMGENGRGLSEGQKQRIMIARALYKNPDYLFLDEATNSLDSINENILVNNLNEVFKDKTVILVAHRLATIKNADNIIVLDKGYIVEMGTEKMLLSRNGYYSRLFKNQMILEKDELQN
- a CDS encoding HlyD family efflux transporter periplasmic adaptor subunit, producing the protein MSSKIKYSEEFADTVNKFPKFNAILLYSLLVIIIVSFTLLAIIKSPEIILGEAQVTAVKPPIELVAQNSGKIILKEFASHKVMKKDDFLAVIENPANEEDVKELKNVLKKFQSNILELKTKDISFALSSQLGEIQEYYLNLINVLHSCEDAREHPENDAKKMLLSKQIGKYYEMLNQREAIKEIKKSDIQLVKNKLVEDSILFSKGLILKGEYEQTSRNYYREKENLKAYESKDIENKFSINDNKQNISILDLEKNENITHSEMKLISSFQQLFQAINFWESKYVFKVPQDGEVDMMQFVTSYQFIKQGDPIFSILPNDNKVVAHLIVPPQGAGKIKIGQDVIIKLATYPYQEFGKLVGKVKSISLIPTQNYYLIVVDLPNGLKSDTNQNLSFSKNMVGSAEIITEKRSLLSKLFNKIISTFDKKPIDNKENQKT
- a CDS encoding DNA polymerase III subunit alpha; translated protein: MYLNCHSYHSLRYGTIPLNELVQQAKISGLTSVALTDINTVTGIYDFTKQCKEVGIKPIVGVEFRQNNRLLFIGLAKNQKGIGEMCRFLTQHNLSKTHLPEVAPVFENVFVIYPTTNMPNELRNFEYIGIRPEEVIKLFKTEWKPIIQKAVILQPVTFRSKKEFNLHRILRAIDNNTLLSKLTEEDICKTSEILISPEELLKKYSEYPEIIKNTELLIEECNFEFEFKTPRNKKFYTKSKEGDRLLLENLAKSGLVKRYGNSNKEAQARVIKELKVINDLNFSGYFLITWDIIQYSKSQGFMHVGRGSGANSIVSYCLGITDICPIELDLYFERFLNENRKSPPDFDIDWSWRERDFILEYIFKRFDPNHVAFCGTNVEFKYRSIFREVGKVFGLSKDELDGLSKAKGRQRESNSVVKYVEEYGMMLEKYPNQRSMHSCGIIISEEPITNFTALEMPPKGFPIVQFDMHVAEDIGFEKFDILSQRGLGTIDEAVKIIEKNRGIKVDITDTSLSKNEAKCNELLSIGKTLGCFYIESPAMRGLLRRLKCDNYKTLVAASSIIRPGVAQSGMMREYIFRHNNPDKFEYFHEVFKEQLGETYGVMVYQEDVIKIALHYGGLTAAYGDILRRAISGKGRSLAELQSVKNQFFVSCKAKGHPEKLSEEVYRQIESFAGYSFCKAHSASYAVESYQSLYLKTYYGIEFMVAAINNGGGFYRPEIYIHEAKMSGATIHNPCINKSVYQTTVDGTDVYLGFMLLKNLNSEYIFNIVAEREKNGAFKSIENFITRVPSGLESIQTLIFIGAFRCIGKTKSQLIIEARMLLIHHKLEVNTPLLIEEPTKEYKFPIIERSILEDAFDEIELLSFPVSCSPFDLLETKFKSGILANNLINYLKKEVKLIAYLVSIKQVPTKMGMMFFGTWIDANGDYFDTAHFPKSLINYSFKGGGCYLLLGTVEVDYHFPTITVSKMAKMPFKPDPRYANSKTLQFKATEQLRGDISTTERAPYPQEHEINLPRIKMVKE